CGGCGCTTGGCACTTTGGAGAAACCATGTGCACCATCATCACCGCCCTGGATGCCAACAGCCAGTTCACCAGCACCTACATCCTCACTGCCATGTCCATCGACCGCTACCTGGCCACGGTGTACCCCTTCACTTCCACACGCTTCCGGAAGCCCCCTGTAGCCATCTCGGCCATCTGCATCCTTTGGGCTCTTTCCTTCCTCAGCATCACTCCCGTGTGGATGTACGCAAGGCTCATTCCCTTGGGCGGAGGCTTGTTGGGCTGCGGGATCTGCCTGCCGGACCCTCAGCGGGACGTCTACTGGTACACCCTGTACCAGTTCTTCCTGGCTTTCGCCATCCCTTTCGCCCTCATCACCGTGGCCTACAGAAGGATCCTGCTGAGGATGGCAAGCTCCTCGCAAGCCCTGACCGGGCAGAGGTGCAGCAGGCTCCGCACCAAGAAGGTGACTCGGGTCGCCATCGCCATCTGCCTGGCCTTCTTCGTCTGCTGGGCCCCTTTCCACGTCCTGCAGCTGGTCCAGCTGGCTGTGCCTCAGCCTACCCTCCCGTTCTACTATGCCTACAATGTGGCCATCAGCCTGGGCTACGCCAACAGCTGCCTGAACCCTTTCATCTACATCTTGCTCGGGCAGAACTTTCGCAGGCGCATTGTCATCTCCGTCCGGCCTGCGGATGCCGGGGAGGAGGTGACCCAGAACCAGGTCAAAAGCGCACGGGGGCAGCCCAGCGAGTCTGGGCAGCCTCTGTTGCATCTGGTCTCTGTTTCAGCCAGGTAGGGATGAGAATGTTGCAGCCTTGT
The Zootoca vivipara chromosome 14, rZooViv1.1, whole genome shotgun sequence DNA segment above includes these coding regions:
- the LOC118093130 gene encoding melanin-concentrating hormone receptor 1-like translates to MPTLFGIICLLGIIGNSMVICAVFKKPSPTSSVPDIFIINLSMVDLLFLLGMPFLIHQLLGNGAWHFGETMCTIITALDANSQFTSTYILTAMSIDRYLATVYPFTSTRFRKPPVAISAICILWALSFLSITPVWMYARLIPLGGGLLGCGICLPDPQRDVYWYTLYQFFLAFAIPFALITVAYRRILLRMASSSQALTGQRCSRLRTKKVTRVAIAICLAFFVCWAPFHVLQLVQLAVPQPTLPFYYAYNVAISLGYANSCLNPFIYILLGQNFRRRIVISVRPADAGEEVTQNQVKSARGQPSESGQPLLHLVSVSAR